From a single Salinirussus salinus genomic region:
- the pth2 gene encoding peptidyl-tRNA hydrolase Pth2, whose product MKQAIVARADLGMGEGKLAAQVAHAALQAAEDADAGARREWKGEGQKKVVLQADGESQLFELADAAERAGLPHAVVRDAGHTQLEPGTVTALAVGPARDEDVDRVTGELPLY is encoded by the coding sequence ATGAAACAGGCCATCGTCGCGCGGGCGGACCTGGGGATGGGCGAGGGAAAACTCGCCGCGCAGGTGGCCCACGCCGCCCTCCAGGCCGCCGAGGACGCCGACGCCGGTGCCCGCCGGGAGTGGAAAGGCGAGGGCCAGAAGAAGGTCGTCCTGCAGGCCGACGGCGAATCCCAGCTGTTCGAGCTGGCCGACGCCGCCGAGCGGGCGGGCCTCCCCCACGCCGTCGTCCGGGACGCCGGCCACACCCAGCTGGAACCCGGCACCGTCACGGCGCTGGCGGTCGGGCCGGCCCGCGACGAGGACGTCGACCGGGTCACCGGCGAACTCCCCCTCTACTGA
- a CDS encoding acyl-CoA dehydrogenase family protein: MVDFSLTEEQRAVRDTVREFAREEVEPVAREHEESGEWPEEVWEKAIEADLVGLGIPEEFGGAGMGQVEAAIFADEVAYADAGILAAIGTSFGTRMVTEYGTREQKEWILEGVASGDLVGALGNTEPEHGSDAANIETTAERDGDEYVIDGVKTFITHGSIADYVLTMCRTGGEGHGGISAIIVETDREGFEVEREIETMGWNASDTAQLRYDRVRVPAENLVGQENRGFYQLMEFFEEERVGIAAQALGIARRCLDEAKEYVGEREQFGQTIGEFQAVQHTIAEMAVKVENAKRLTYDAAARVDRDEKPTKLASMAKLYASEVAEEVASDAIQLHGGNGYTREYPVERQYRHAKIYQIGEGTSEIQKNIIAGELLD; encoded by the coding sequence ATGGTCGATTTCTCGTTGACGGAGGAGCAGCGGGCGGTCAGAGACACGGTCCGGGAGTTCGCACGCGAGGAGGTCGAACCGGTCGCCCGCGAGCACGAGGAGAGCGGCGAGTGGCCCGAGGAGGTCTGGGAGAAGGCCATCGAGGCCGACCTCGTCGGGCTCGGGATCCCCGAGGAGTTCGGCGGCGCGGGGATGGGGCAGGTCGAGGCGGCCATCTTCGCCGACGAGGTCGCCTACGCCGACGCGGGGATCCTCGCGGCCATCGGGACCTCCTTCGGGACGCGGATGGTCACCGAGTACGGCACCCGCGAGCAGAAGGAGTGGATCCTCGAGGGCGTCGCAAGCGGGGACCTGGTCGGCGCACTGGGCAACACCGAGCCCGAACACGGCAGCGACGCCGCAAACATCGAAACCACCGCCGAACGGGACGGCGACGAGTACGTCATCGACGGCGTGAAGACGTTCATCACCCACGGCTCGATCGCCGACTACGTCCTCACGATGTGTCGGACCGGCGGCGAGGGCCACGGCGGGATCTCCGCGATCATCGTCGAGACCGACCGCGAGGGCTTCGAGGTCGAGCGGGAGATCGAGACGATGGGCTGGAACGCCTCGGACACCGCACAACTCAGATACGACCGGGTCCGGGTCCCCGCCGAGAATCTCGTCGGGCAGGAGAACCGGGGGTTCTACCAGCTGATGGAGTTCTTCGAGGAGGAGCGGGTGGGGATCGCCGCCCAGGCGCTCGGCATCGCCCGGCGGTGTCTCGACGAGGCAAAGGAGTACGTCGGGGAGCGCGAGCAGTTCGGCCAAACCATCGGCGAGTTCCAGGCCGTCCAGCACACCATCGCAGAGATGGCCGTCAAGGTGGAGAACGCGAAGCGACTCACCTACGACGCCGCCGCCCGCGTCGACCGCGACGAGAAGCCGACCAAACTGGCCAGTATGGCGAAGCTCTACGCCTCCGAGGTCGCGGAAGAGGTCGCCAGCGACGCCATCCAGCTGCACGGCGGCAACGGCTACACCCGCGAGTACCCCGTCGAGCGCCAGTACCGCCACGCGAAGATCTACCAGATCGGCGAGGGCACAAGCGAGATCCAGAAGAACATCATCGCCGGCGAGCTGCTTGACTGA
- a CDS encoding acyl-CoA dehydrogenase family protein, giving the protein MDFEYTAEQEQFREELQEWLEENLPDGWTEGDRDVPDDQDEREQFLRDWQARLYEGNWAGLHWPSEYGGRDASLIEQTVYREETAKYHTPQQINAIGINFVGPTLMEVGTDEQKERYLSNILNGEEVWCQGYSEPGAGSDIASLTTRAERDGDEFRINGQKIWTSYAHYADWCFLVTRTDDSGLKHEGITTILVDMDQEGVSTSPIHQASDEEGFNQMYFDDAVAPVENVVGEVDEGWDVVMTLSSFEHGTTRIFSIEQRYKDILEYCKNNTRNGQPLVQDPVVRQELADLDSRIQAAKVSHLRNVSKQMETGMPGPEGSMDLVVADELANDLENFAVNILGPEAALWEDGPEDGQWVRDYLQTYGSWIAAGTGDIQRNIIGERVLGMPKDDKSQTSHREES; this is encoded by the coding sequence ATGGACTTCGAGTACACAGCGGAACAGGAGCAGTTCCGGGAGGAGCTCCAGGAGTGGCTGGAGGAGAACCTCCCGGACGGCTGGACCGAGGGGGACCGCGACGTCCCCGACGACCAGGACGAACGAGAACAGTTCCTCCGGGACTGGCAGGCTCGCCTCTACGAGGGTAACTGGGCGGGGCTGCACTGGCCCTCCGAGTACGGTGGCCGGGACGCGTCCCTGATAGAGCAGACCGTCTACCGCGAGGAGACGGCGAAGTACCACACCCCACAGCAGATCAACGCCATCGGGATCAACTTCGTCGGTCCGACGCTGATGGAGGTCGGGACCGACGAACAGAAGGAGCGATACCTCTCGAACATCCTCAACGGCGAGGAGGTGTGGTGTCAGGGCTACTCCGAGCCCGGGGCGGGCTCGGACATCGCGAGCCTCACCACCCGCGCGGAACGGGACGGCGACGAGTTCCGGATCAACGGCCAGAAGATCTGGACCTCCTACGCCCACTACGCCGACTGGTGTTTCCTGGTCACCCGGACCGACGACTCCGGGCTGAAACACGAAGGGATCACGACCATCCTGGTGGACATGGACCAGGAGGGCGTGAGCACCTCGCCGATCCACCAGGCCAGCGACGAGGAGGGGTTCAACCAGATGTACTTCGACGACGCGGTCGCCCCCGTCGAGAACGTCGTCGGCGAGGTCGACGAGGGGTGGGACGTCGTGATGACCCTCTCGTCGTTCGAGCACGGCACGACTCGCATCTTCTCGATCGAACAGCGATACAAGGACATCCTGGAGTACTGCAAGAACAACACCCGCAACGGTCAGCCGCTGGTTCAGGACCCGGTCGTCCGCCAGGAACTGGCCGACCTCGACAGCCGGATCCAGGCCGCGAAGGTCAGCCACCTGCGCAACGTCTCCAAGCAGATGGAGACGGGCATGCCCGGCCCCGAGGGGTCGATGGACCTGGTGGTGGCCGACGAACTCGCCAACGACCTGGAGAACTTCGCGGTGAACATCCTCGGTCCCGAGGCGGCGCTGTGGGAGGACGGCCCCGAGGACGGCCAGTGGGTCCGTGACTACCTCCAGACCTACGGGTCGTGGATCGCCGCGGGCACCGGCGACATCCAGCGCAACATCATCGGCGAGCGCGTGCTGGGGATGCCCAAAGACGACAAGAGCCAGACCAGCCACAGGGAGGAATCATGA
- a CDS encoding acyl-CoA dehydrogenase family protein: MRAKLTDEQERIQETAEDFLESNGGIEFARREMEGEDVVDEVWAEISDLDYPAVTVPIDHGGLGEGMVYLSALLEATGRYAMPGPLPETAAVGAPLIADLGDEDQKDEYLPAVADGDCRLSVAVYNDRNESLPAAVGADGEVAEDGSVTISGTKTLVPYADAVDEVVVATRTREAGGYDGVTLCLVDPESEGVSVEALDSLDRTRPLYDLELDLTVPPERVLGPAHGGGSALERAADRFTVASCAMLVGAADRAVDMSAEYSTERTQYGQPIGKFQAVKHRTADMWIDMQSARSLTYYAAWALDADDPDATRAVSAAKSYAADRLHRVFGDDMWNHGGTGFTWDHDAHIYLKQAKAWRNFLGTPEEHRDRLIEARLSE, from the coding sequence ATGAGAGCCAAACTCACCGACGAGCAGGAGCGCATCCAGGAGACCGCCGAGGACTTCCTCGAGTCGAACGGCGGCATCGAGTTCGCCCGCCGCGAGATGGAGGGCGAGGACGTCGTCGACGAGGTCTGGGCCGAGATCTCGGACCTCGACTACCCCGCGGTGACTGTCCCCATCGACCACGGCGGCCTCGGCGAGGGGATGGTCTACCTCTCGGCGCTCCTGGAGGCGACGGGCCGGTACGCGATGCCCGGCCCGCTTCCGGAGACCGCTGCAGTGGGCGCTCCGCTGATTGCGGACCTCGGCGACGAGGACCAGAAAGACGAGTACCTGCCCGCCGTCGCCGACGGGGACTGTCGGCTCTCCGTTGCGGTCTACAACGACCGCAACGAGTCGCTGCCGGCGGCCGTCGGCGCGGACGGCGAGGTCGCCGAGGACGGTTCGGTCACTATCTCGGGGACGAAGACGCTGGTTCCCTACGCCGACGCGGTCGACGAGGTGGTCGTCGCGACCCGGACCCGCGAGGCCGGCGGCTACGACGGGGTCACCCTCTGTCTGGTCGACCCCGAGAGCGAGGGCGTCTCGGTGGAGGCACTCGACAGCCTCGACCGGACCCGGCCGCTGTACGACCTGGAGCTTGACCTGACGGTTCCGCCCGAGCGCGTGCTCGGGCCCGCCCACGGCGGCGGCAGCGCCCTGGAGCGGGCGGCCGACCGCTTCACGGTCGCCAGCTGTGCGATGCTCGTGGGGGCCGCGGACCGCGCGGTCGACATGTCCGCGGAGTACAGCACCGAGCGCACCCAGTACGGCCAGCCCATCGGGAAGTTCCAGGCCGTCAAACACCGGACGGCGGACATGTGGATCGACATGCAGAGCGCCCGCTCGCTGACCTACTACGCGGCGTGGGCGCTGGACGCCGACGACCCCGACGCGACCCGCGCGGTGTCGGCCGCGAAGTCCTACGCCGCCGACCGGCTCCACCGCGTGTTCGGCGACGACATGTGGAACCACGGCGGCACCGGCTTCACCTGGGACCACGACGCCCACATCTACCTCAAGCAGGCCAAGGCCTGGCGGAACTTCCTGGGCACCCCCGAGGAACACCGCGACCGGCTCATCGAGGCCCGCCTCTCGGAGTAA
- a CDS encoding class I adenylate-forming enzyme family protein has translation MNFANYVDVAARDAPDRTALTDHRRETSFGELAAETDAVANALAELGVEPGDRVALYLPNSVAFVTAYFGAMKRGAVPFPINMRFQGHEVEYVLNDSGAVAVVTAGQFEDVIAGLDVEGLEMVVANGERGHDYADLVASAAGDYDVHPRKNDELAELVYTSGTTGRPKGVKHTHGNLDTNARGLVRYMGWGEDEVGLTVCPCFHVSGLNITVTPFVVMRATDHLLPEWDPETALQTIEARDVTYTFLIPTMLIDLLESGLAEEYDTSSLEVIGVGGSPMPRERIETTEETFDCTLLEGYGMTETTPLAAINTPDQNVRKAGSIGPVAEEVVDVRIEDPSTGREVGVDEKGEFLWHGDTVTPGYFRMPEKNEEAFVEREGKRWLRSGDIGRMDEDGHLFVEDRRDDMIITGGENVYPREVEEVIYELDGVAEAAVVGIPHDRLGETVTAIIVRSGDGPTAGEVEAHCRERLTDYKIPREVEFVEELPKTSTRKIDKVSLREEFA, from the coding sequence ATGAATTTCGCGAACTACGTGGATGTCGCGGCGCGAGACGCCCCCGACCGAACCGCCCTGACCGACCACCGCCGCGAGACCAGCTTCGGGGAGCTGGCCGCCGAGACCGACGCCGTCGCCAACGCGCTCGCCGAATTGGGCGTCGAGCCCGGCGACCGTGTGGCGCTTTACCTTCCGAACAGCGTGGCCTTCGTGACCGCCTACTTCGGCGCGATGAAACGCGGTGCGGTCCCGTTCCCGATCAACATGCGCTTCCAGGGCCACGAGGTCGAGTACGTCCTGAACGACTCGGGGGCGGTGGCGGTCGTCACCGCCGGCCAGTTCGAGGACGTCATCGCCGGCCTCGACGTCGAGGGCCTCGAGATGGTCGTCGCCAACGGGGAGCGGGGGCACGACTACGCCGACCTCGTGGCGAGTGCGGCCGGCGACTACGACGTCCACCCACGGAAGAACGACGAACTCGCCGAACTGGTCTACACCAGCGGGACCACCGGCCGGCCGAAGGGTGTCAAGCACACCCACGGCAACCTCGATACCAACGCCCGCGGCCTGGTGCGGTACATGGGCTGGGGCGAGGACGAGGTCGGCCTGACGGTCTGTCCCTGTTTCCACGTCTCCGGGCTGAACATCACGGTGACGCCGTTCGTGGTGATGCGGGCGACCGACCACCTGCTGCCGGAGTGGGACCCCGAGACTGCCCTGCAGACCATCGAGGCCCGCGACGTCACCTACACGTTCCTGATACCGACGATGCTGATCGACCTGCTGGAGTCGGGGCTGGCCGAGGAGTACGACACCTCATCGCTGGAGGTGATCGGCGTCGGCGGCTCGCCGATGCCCAGAGAGCGCATCGAGACCACCGAGGAGACCTTCGACTGCACGCTGCTTGAGGGGTACGGCATGACCGAGACGACGCCGCTGGCGGCGATCAACACCCCCGACCAGAACGTACGAAAGGCCGGCAGCATCGGGCCGGTCGCCGAGGAGGTCGTCGACGTCCGCATCGAGGACCCAAGCACCGGCCGGGAGGTCGGGGTCGACGAGAAAGGTGAGTTCCTCTGGCACGGCGACACGGTCACGCCGGGCTACTTCCGGATGCCCGAGAAAAACGAGGAGGCCTTCGTCGAGCGCGAGGGCAAGCGGTGGCTGCGCTCGGGTGACATCGGCCGGATGGACGAGGACGGCCACCTCTTCGTCGAAGACCGCCGGGACGACATGATCATCACCGGCGGCGAGAACGTCTACCCCCGGGAGGTCGAGGAGGTCATCTACGAACTCGATGGGGTCGCGGAGGCCGCCGTCGTCGGCATTCCCCACGACCGGCTTGGGGAGACGGTGACGGCGATCATCGTTCGCTCCGGTGACGGGCCCACCGCCGGGGAGGTCGAGGCCCACTGCCGGGAGCGGCTGACCGACTACAAGATCCCCCGCGAGGTCGAGTTCGTCGAGGAACTCCCCAAGACCTCCACGCGGAAGATCGACAAGGTGTCGCTGCGCGAGGAGTTCGCCTAG
- a CDS encoding SDR family NAD(P)-dependent oxidoreductase — translation MPGRVDGETAVVTGAAQGIGEAIARKLGAEGAAVVIADRQAEKAESVAADLRDEGVEALVVDCDVTDRGDTERMAARAEEEFGGVDILVNNAGVGSAGSFEDLEPDAWDLVLDVNLTGPYNCSRAVVPGMVERGHGRIINISSMAGRNISYHGAANYTASKWGLVGLTKHMAWDLGEHGVTVNAVCPGATETDLTREGTTEAERAETTEKIPLGRWADPADQAEAVLYFAADSGEFTTGTVLEVDGGQQLAQRHEI, via the coding sequence ATGCCAGGACGCGTCGACGGCGAGACGGCGGTCGTCACCGGAGCAGCACAGGGGATCGGCGAGGCCATCGCGCGCAAGCTCGGGGCGGAGGGCGCGGCCGTCGTCATCGCGGACCGCCAGGCCGAAAAGGCCGAGAGCGTGGCCGCAGACCTCCGAGACGAGGGCGTCGAGGCCCTCGTGGTCGACTGTGACGTGACCGACCGCGGGGACACCGAGCGCATGGCGGCCCGTGCCGAGGAGGAGTTCGGCGGGGTGGACATCCTCGTCAACAACGCGGGGGTCGGCTCGGCGGGCTCCTTCGAGGACCTCGAGCCCGACGCCTGGGACCTGGTGCTCGACGTCAATCTCACCGGCCCGTACAACTGCTCGCGGGCCGTGGTGCCGGGGATGGTCGAGCGCGGCCACGGGCGGATCATCAACATCTCCTCGATGGCCGGCCGGAACATCTCGTATCACGGCGCGGCAAACTACACGGCCTCGAAGTGGGGACTGGTCGGGCTCACGAAGCACATGGCCTGGGACCTGGGCGAGCACGGAGTCACGGTCAACGCGGTCTGTCCCGGCGCGACCGAGACCGACCTGACGCGGGAGGGGACCACCGAGGCCGAGCGCGCCGAGACGACCGAGAAGATCCCCCTTGGCCGGTGGGCCGACCCCGCCGACCAGGCCGAGGCCGTCCTCTATTTCGCGGCCGACTCGGGGGAGTTTACAACCGGCACCGTGCTGGAGGTCGACGGCGGCCAGCAGCTCGCCCAGCGCCACGAAATCTGA
- the psmA gene encoding archaeal proteasome endopeptidase complex subunit alpha, with product MQDNQQQAYDRGITIFSPDGRLYQVEYAREAVERGSATVGVRTPSGVVLAADRRARSPLIERDSIEKIHAVDDHVAVASAGHVADARQLVDFARRQAQLDQLRYDEVIGVETLTKRVTDHIQQYTQTGGARPFGVALLVAGVEDGQPRLFETDPSGTPYEWQAVAIGGGRDEMQSFLEEEYREGMDLSGGVDLALEALAADAEVDAAGVNVVTVDVESGSVEPLSDDEVAAHVEELGLGGEE from the coding sequence ATGCAAGACAACCAACAGCAGGCGTACGACCGCGGGATCACGATCTTCTCGCCGGACGGGCGCCTCTACCAGGTCGAGTACGCCCGCGAGGCCGTCGAGCGCGGGAGCGCGACCGTCGGCGTGCGGACGCCGTCGGGTGTCGTGCTCGCGGCCGACCGCCGGGCGCGCTCGCCGCTGATCGAGCGGGACAGCATCGAGAAGATACACGCCGTCGACGACCACGTCGCGGTCGCCAGCGCCGGCCACGTCGCCGACGCCCGTCAGCTGGTCGACTTCGCGCGCCGCCAGGCGCAACTGGACCAGCTCCGGTACGACGAGGTCATCGGCGTCGAGACGCTCACCAAGCGCGTGACCGACCACATCCAGCAGTACACCCAGACCGGCGGCGCCCGCCCCTTCGGCGTGGCGCTTTTGGTCGCGGGCGTCGAGGACGGCCAGCCCCGGCTGTTCGAGACCGACCCCTCGGGCACCCCCTACGAGTGGCAGGCCGTCGCCATCGGCGGCGGGCGCGACGAGATGCAGTCGTTCCTCGAGGAGGAGTACCGCGAGGGGATGGACCTCTCGGGCGGGGTCGACCTCGCGCTGGAGGCGCTGGCGGCCGACGCCGAGGTCGACGCCGCGGGCGTCAACGTCGTCACCGTCGACGTCGAGAGCGGCAGCGTCGAGCCCCTCTCCGACGACGAGGTCGCGGCCCACGTCGAGGAGCTCGGCCTGGGAGGTGAGGAGTGA
- a CDS encoding nucleoside 2-deoxyribosyltransferase encodes MDIFFSGSIRGGRDDAALYREVIDMLEGHGDVLTEHVGAEDVEAKEAAVGLSDEDIYQQDVAWLRQADAVVAEVTTPSLGVGYELGRAVAWGKPVLCLYRPTGDHELSAMVRGNDDVTVEEYAEPDELKPVLATFFDRQA; translated from the coding sequence ATGGACATCTTCTTCAGCGGCTCGATCCGCGGCGGCCGGGACGACGCCGCGCTGTACCGGGAAGTCATCGACATGCTGGAAGGGCACGGCGATGTCCTCACGGAACACGTCGGCGCCGAGGACGTCGAGGCAAAGGAGGCGGCGGTCGGGCTCTCCGACGAGGACATCTACCAGCAGGACGTCGCGTGGCTCCGGCAGGCCGACGCCGTCGTCGCCGAGGTGACGACGCCGAGTCTGGGCGTCGGCTACGAACTCGGCCGCGCGGTCGCCTGGGGCAAGCCCGTGTTGTGTCTCTACCGGCCGACCGGCGACCACGAGCTCTCGGCCATGGTCCGGGGCAACGACGACGTGACCGTCGAGGAGTACGCCGAGCCCGACGAACTGAAGCCGGTGCTCGCGACGTTTTTCGACCGGCAGGCGTAG
- a CDS encoding NAD-dependent epimerase/dehydratase family protein: MHALLIGGTRFIGRHTVDDLLAHGYDVTLFNRGNSENPFADHGDVTHVTGDRHDHDALKAARDEADPDVVIDFVAMAPAHAETATEVFADVDAYVLVSSAAAYARTDVPMREDETPLHEYTEEHAPDDPADAMDVSVSESYGPRKAECDRVCFAAAEEGVNALVVRPTYVFGPYDYTERYDYWVDRVANHDRVLVPGDGDALAHQAYVEDVASALRVVAEEGTPGEAYNVATRRELPVDERLRTIADALDTEVEVVHASERELGANDLTTFDFPLVLPVPVLAATDKLAALGWEATDNETAIDRTVEEHLESDRTGRAHGPDRTVEEQAIEALED, from the coding sequence GTGCACGCACTCCTCATCGGCGGCACGCGCTTCATCGGCCGCCACACGGTCGACGACCTGCTCGCCCACGGCTACGACGTGACGCTGTTCAACCGCGGGAACAGCGAGAACCCCTTCGCCGACCACGGCGACGTGACCCACGTCACCGGCGACCGACACGACCACGACGCGCTGAAAGCAGCTCGGGACGAGGCCGACCCCGACGTCGTCATCGACTTCGTGGCGATGGCGCCGGCCCACGCCGAGACGGCAACGGAAGTGTTCGCCGACGTGGACGCCTACGTGCTGGTCTCCTCGGCGGCCGCCTACGCCCGCACCGACGTCCCGATGCGCGAGGACGAGACTCCCCTCCACGAGTACACGGAGGAGCACGCCCCCGACGACCCCGCGGACGCGATGGACGTGTCGGTCTCGGAGTCCTACGGGCCCCGGAAGGCCGAGTGCGACCGGGTCTGTTTCGCCGCGGCCGAGGAGGGCGTGAACGCGCTCGTCGTCCGCCCGACCTACGTCTTCGGCCCGTACGACTACACCGAGCGCTACGACTACTGGGTCGACCGGGTGGCCAACCACGACCGCGTGCTCGTCCCCGGCGACGGCGACGCGCTCGCCCACCAAGCCTACGTCGAGGACGTCGCGAGCGCGCTCCGGGTCGTCGCCGAGGAGGGGACCCCGGGCGAGGCCTACAATGTCGCGACCCGCCGGGAACTCCCGGTCGACGAGCGCCTCCGGACCATCGCCGACGCGCTCGACACGGAGGTCGAGGTAGTCCACGCCAGCGAGCGCGAACTCGGCGCCAACGACCTCACGACCTTCGACTTCCCGCTCGTGCTCCCGGTCCCGGTGCTCGCCGCTACCGACAAACTGGCCGCGCTGGGCTGGGAAGCGACCGACAACGAGACGGCCATCGACCGGACCGTCGAGGAACACCTCGAGAGCGACCGGACGGGGCGGGCACACGGGCCGGACCGGACTGTCGAGGAACAAGCGATCGAGGCGCTCGAGGACTGA
- a CDS encoding class I adenylate-forming enzyme family protein has product MDPVPADTLFEEPYDGSVANLLTRTVDQFADRAAVVHGEETRTYEEFGERVRRVAGGLHDMGLEPGDRVVVHLPNGLAYCETVWACVHAGVVASPSNPQYRRRELEYQLDHSDARAVVTSGAGEEHAAPVAEELGVEVVSADPDSDHLTLGELAERGEPTLVAREDEDIMLQPYTSGTTGKPKGVLHTHRNYRVQLAHSIASYTAGPVRGDALVVLPMFHLTGNNQMLAGLTTGRTLRLLRADQWDPERALDVIAEHDVPAFGGVATMFVDLLETYKAEPDRWDLSTFVRAGQGGTKLPEPVHEEFEEVFDVSVTEGYGLTETTAATHTVPASTLGDRVGSVGQPVGHVRSKLVDPETGEEVDGTGEEGEILVKGPQVMEGYYNDPEANEAAFTDEGWFRTGDIAERDRDNYYYIKGREKDMILTGGYNVYPAEVEQTLYDHPQIHEAAVVGIPDERKGETVAAAVSLAPDSDLGPDDIREYVLEELAPYKHPRVVEIRDGLPKTGSGKIRKVDLREQLAEHRE; this is encoded by the coding sequence ATGGATCCAGTCCCGGCTGACACGCTGTTCGAGGAGCCCTACGACGGGAGCGTCGCCAACCTGCTGACGCGCACGGTCGACCAGTTCGCCGACCGGGCCGCGGTCGTTCACGGCGAGGAGACACGCACCTACGAGGAGTTCGGCGAGCGGGTCCGCCGGGTCGCGGGTGGACTCCACGACATGGGTCTGGAGCCGGGCGACCGGGTCGTCGTCCACCTCCCCAACGGCCTGGCGTACTGCGAGACCGTCTGGGCCTGTGTCCACGCGGGCGTGGTCGCCTCGCCGAGCAACCCGCAGTACCGCCGCCGCGAACTCGAGTATCAGCTCGACCACTCCGACGCGAGGGCGGTCGTCACGAGCGGCGCGGGCGAGGAGCACGCCGCCCCCGTCGCCGAGGAACTGGGAGTCGAGGTCGTCAGCGCGGACCCCGACAGCGACCACCTCACCCTCGGTGAGCTGGCCGAGCGCGGCGAGCCGACGCTCGTCGCCCGCGAGGATGAGGACATCATGCTCCAGCCGTACACCTCGGGAACCACCGGGAAGCCAAAGGGCGTCCTGCATACCCACCGGAACTACCGGGTCCAGCTGGCCCACAGCATCGCGAGCTACACCGCCGGCCCGGTCCGCGGCGACGCGCTGGTCGTCCTGCCGATGTTCCACCTCACGGGGAACAACCAGATGCTCGCGGGGCTGACGACCGGGCGGACGCTCCGGCTGCTCCGGGCCGACCAGTGGGACCCCGAGCGGGCGCTCGACGTCATCGCAGAACACGACGTGCCCGCCTTCGGCGGCGTGGCGACGATGTTCGTCGACCTCCTGGAGACCTACAAGGCAGAGCCCGACCGGTGGGACCTCTCGACGTTCGTGCGCGCCGGCCAGGGCGGGACGAAACTTCCCGAGCCGGTCCACGAGGAGTTCGAGGAGGTTTTCGACGTGAGCGTCACGGAGGGGTACGGCCTCACCGAGACGACGGCCGCGACCCACACCGTCCCCGCATCGACGCTCGGGGACCGGGTCGGGAGCGTCGGCCAGCCGGTCGGCCACGTCCGCTCGAAGCTCGTCGACCCCGAAACCGGCGAGGAGGTCGACGGCACCGGCGAGGAAGGCGAGATCCTCGTCAAGGGACCACAGGTGATGGAGGGGTACTACAACGACCCCGAGGCCAACGAAGCGGCCTTTACCGACGAGGGCTGGTTCCGGACCGGCGATATCGCCGAACGCGACCGGGACAATTACTACTACATCAAGGGCCGGGAGAAGGACATGATCCTCACCGGCGGCTACAACGTCTACCCCGCCGAGGTCGAACAGACGCTGTACGACCACCCCCAGATCCACGAGGCGGCCGTCGTCGGCATCCCCGACGAGCGCAAGGGCGAGACCGTCGCGGCGGCCGTCTCGCTGGCCCCGGACAGCGACCTCGGGCCCGACGACATCCGGGAGTACGTCCTCGAGGAGCTCGCCCCGTACAAGCACCCGCGCGTGGTGGAGATACGCGACGGGCTCCCCAAGACCGGGAGCGGGAAGATACGGAAGGTCGACCTGCGGGAGCAACTCGCCGAGCACCGGGAGTGA
- the psmB gene encoding archaeal proteasome endopeptidase complex subunit beta: MREFPDAHEPELGSLPEQEGDRDEATVNKTGTTTVGLTTADGVVVGTDRRASLGGRFVSNKNVVKVEQVHPTAVLTLVGSVGGAQSFIRTLRSEANLYESRRGEPMSINALATLAGNFARGGPFLAINPILGGVDDEGSHVYSIDPAGGVMEDDYTVTGSGMQLAYGVLEGQYDPEMSIEEARTLAAQAINAPTERDTGSGNGLALATVTGDGVEVETFDSVDDVL; encoded by the coding sequence ATGCGCGAGTTCCCCGACGCCCACGAGCCCGAACTCGGCTCGCTGCCCGAGCAGGAGGGCGACCGCGACGAGGCGACGGTCAACAAGACCGGTACTACCACGGTCGGCCTGACGACCGCCGACGGCGTCGTGGTCGGGACGGACCGTCGGGCCTCGCTCGGCGGCCGTTTCGTCTCCAACAAAAACGTCGTGAAGGTCGAGCAGGTCCACCCGACGGCCGTGCTGACGCTGGTGGGCTCGGTGGGTGGCGCCCAGTCCTTTATCCGGACGCTGCGCTCGGAGGCCAACCTCTACGAATCCCGCCGGGGCGAGCCGATGTCGATCAACGCGCTGGCGACGCTGGCGGGTAACTTCGCCCGTGGCGGTCCCTTCCTCGCCATCAACCCCATCCTGGGCGGGGTGGACGACGAGGGCAGTCACGTCTACAGCATCGACCCCGCCGGCGGCGTGATGGAGGACGACTACACCGTCACCGGCAGCGGGATGCAACTCGCCTACGGTGTCCTCGAGGGACAGTACGACCCCGAGATGTCCATCGAGGAGGCCCGGACGCTGGCCGCACAGGCGATCAACGCCCCCACCGAGCGCGACACCGGCTCCGGCAACGGGCTCGCGCTCGCGACCGTCACCGGCGACGGCGTCGAGGTCGAGACCTTCGACTCCGTCGACGACGTCCTGTAG